The following is a genomic window from Actinomadura sp. WMMB 499.
CGGCACCGGGACGCGCAGCGCGTAGCCGTCCAGCTTGCCGTTCAGCTCCGGCATCACCAGGCCGATCGCCTTGGCGGCGCCGGTGGAGGTCGGGACGACGTTCAGCGCGGCGGCGCGGGAGCGGCGCAGGTCGCCGTGCGGCGCGTCCTGCAGGTTCTGGTCCTGCGTGTACGCGTGGATCGTCGTCATCAGGCCCTTCTCGATGACGAAGTTGTCGTGCAGGACCTTCGCCAGCGGGGCCAGGCAGTTCGTGGTGCAGGACGCGTTGGAGATGACGGTGTGGGCCGCCGGGTCGTACTTGTCCTCGTTCACGCCCAGAACGACGGTGAGGTCCTCGTTCTTGGCGGGCGCCGAGATGATGACCTTCTTCGCGCCGTTGTCGGCGTGCACCTTGGCCTTGGTCGCGTCGGTGAAGAAACCGGTGGACTCGACGACGACGTCGACGTCGCCCCACTTGATGTTGGCGGGGTCGCGCTCGGCGAACGCCTTGATCGTCTTGTCGCCGACGACGATCTCGTCGGCCGTCGCGTGCACGTCCTCGGGGAAGCGGCCGAGGATGCTGTCGTACTTCAGCAGGTGGGCGAGCGTGGCGTTGTCGGTCAGGTCGTTGACCGCCACGATCTCGATGTCGGCCCCGCTCGCCTTCACGGCGCGGAAGAAGTTGCGGCCGATCCGGCCG
Proteins encoded in this region:
- the gap gene encoding type I glyceraldehyde-3-phosphate dehydrogenase → MTIRVGINGFGRIGRNFFRAVKASGADIEIVAVNDLTDNATLAHLLKYDSILGRFPEDVHATADEIVVGDKTIKAFAERDPANIKWGDVDVVVESTGFFTDATKAKVHADNGAKKVIISAPAKNEDLTVVLGVNEDKYDPAAHTVISNASCTTNCLAPLAKVLHDNFVIEKGLMTTIHAYTQDQNLQDAPHGDLRRSRAAALNVVPTSTGAAKAIGLVMPELNGKLDGYALRVPVPTGSATDLTAKLSREATADEVNAAFKAAAEGPLKGYLTYTEDPIVSADIVTDPASCIFDAGLTKIIGDQVKVVGWYDNEWGYSNRLVDLVKLVGAQL